One segment of bacterium DNA contains the following:
- the kdsB gene encoding 3-deoxy-manno-octulosonate cytidylyltransferase → MKVLGVIPARYGSTRFPAKVLAPILGRPMIEWVWRGASGAALIDELVVATDDERVAECVRGFGGRVEMTRADHASGTDRIGEVAERCECDYIVNIQGDEPTIKSADLDEMIGVVLDEGAEMGTLASECNDIEYIREPSTVKVVVDRAGYALYFSRFPIPYPRNVEHASYLVHGGVYIYRRDVLFRLCRLAQTPLELAESLEQLRAMENGIRIRVVTTGYTRIAVDVPGDVARVEAALRQMN, encoded by the coding sequence ATGAAAGTTCTCGGAGTCATTCCAGCGCGGTACGGCAGCACACGGTTCCCGGCCAAGGTGCTTGCGCCTATTCTCGGCCGGCCGATGATCGAATGGGTGTGGCGCGGCGCATCCGGCGCGGCGCTGATAGACGAGCTTGTCGTCGCGACGGACGACGAGCGTGTGGCGGAGTGCGTGCGCGGCTTCGGCGGGCGCGTGGAAATGACCCGCGCCGACCACGCGTCCGGCACCGACCGAATCGGAGAGGTTGCGGAGCGATGCGAGTGCGACTACATCGTCAACATCCAGGGCGACGAGCCGACGATAAAATCCGCCGACCTGGACGAAATGATCGGCGTCGTGCTTGACGAGGGCGCGGAGATGGGGACGCTCGCAAGCGAATGCAATGACATCGAATACATCCGCGAGCCTTCCACCGTAAAGGTGGTCGTTGACAGGGCGGGGTACGCGCTTTACTTTTCGCGGTTTCCGATTCCCTACCCGCGCAACGTGGAGCACGCGTCGTATCTGGTGCACGGCGGAGTGTACATCTACAGGCGCGATGTGCTTTTCAGGTTGTGCAGGCTCGCGCAGACGCCGCTGGAGCTTGCCGAGTCGCTGGAGCAGCTTAGGGCGATGGAAAACGGGATACGCATACGCGTCGTCACGACGGGCTACACGCGGATCGCGGTTGACGTGCCGGGCGACGTGGCGCGCGTCGAGGCCGCGTTGCGCCAGATGAATTGA